From one Solanum stenotomum isolate F172 chromosome 12, ASM1918654v1, whole genome shotgun sequence genomic stretch:
- the LOC125846389 gene encoding uncharacterized protein LOC125846389, protein MSTKVNKESRIKKCIKAPIRILIKARDCYVRSLTNCSGRMGYGSAIGSCPAFTQISSSPRSFSANLSASSGDDDFRELMRISSRKNHVELESVRQKSIDKKGMNVMPRTRYVAIGRIDEEEPCDFGEEVRVSTDVYPKSRSYAVSSGWTTMSI, encoded by the coding sequence ATGAGCACGAAGGTCAACAAAGAAAGTAGAATTAAGAAGTGTATAAAAGCACCAATCCGAATTCTAATTAAAGCCAGGGATTGCTACGTCCGGAGCCTGACGAATTGTTCAGGCAGAATGGGCTACGGAAGTGCCATTGGCTCATGTCCTGCTTTTACACAAATCTCCTCTTCGCCCAGAAGTTTCAGTGCTAATTTATCTGCGTCTAGTGGTGATGATGATTTCAGGGAGCTGATGCGAATTTCTTCGAGAAAAAATCACGTGGAATTGGAGAGCGTGAGGCAAAAATCCATCGATAAAAAAGGGATGAATGTTATGCCTCGGACTCGTTACGTTGCCATTGGAAGAATTGATGAAGAAGAGCCCTGTGATTTTGGTGAGGAAGTCAGAGTGAGCACAGATGTTTATCCAAAAAGTAGAAGTTATGCTGTTTCTTCAGGATGGACAACGATGTCAATTTGA
- the LOC125846355 gene encoding ACT domain-containing protein ACR1-like has translation MEIAVYKPYGDHEFQSLIERIHPPRVCIDNDTCRNCTIVKVDSANKHGILLEMVQVLTDLDLLILRSYICSDGGWLMDVFHVTDQLGNKITDESLIHYIEQAICASRRGSREVQTCVGRNVRPRHVSMEHTAMEMTATDRPGLMSEISAVLTELGCHVSGAVAWTHNKRAACIVYMEDDLKHGPIMDPYRVAQIQAQLENVVEAHHYEGERRSVRLAAPAASQTHTERRLHQLMAADRDYEQCCSCGYDSSGDDVAHRQKKGSNSTEVKIENCKEKGYSIVTVRSMDRPKLLFDTICTLTDLQYVVFHASISSFESIAFQEYYVRHKNGWTLDSESERRRMIQNLMAATERRVSHELRLNVTTQNRVGLLADVTRVFRENGLSISRTEVGVQGEQAVGTFYVKDTSGQAVTSETLEIVRREIGGTVLVANKSSERPSSQPTNLSNTSPSISTSSSSSSSNGKQDNKPGFSLGSMFWSQLEWLSSNFRPIKS, from the exons ATGGAGATTGCTGTTTACAAACCCTATGGTGATCATGAATTTCAATCACTCATTGAAAGAATTCACCCTCCCAG GGTGTGCATTGATAATGATACTTGCCGAAACTGTACTATTGTGAAG GTTGATAGTGCGAACAAACATGGTATATTGCTGGAGATGGTCCAAGTTCTGACGGATCTGGACCTACTGATTCTAAGATCATACATATGCTCTGATGGTGGCTGGTTAATGGATG TTTTCCACGTAACTGACCAACTTGGGAACAAAATCACTGACGAAAGCCTCATCCACTACATCGAACAG GCTATTTGTGCAAGTAGAAGAGGGTCCAGGGAAGTCCAAACATGTGTTGGTAGAAATGTAAGGCCCAGGCATGTCTCGATGGAGCACACAGCTATGGAGATGACAGCAACAGATAGACCAGGGTTAATGTCCGAGATATCTGCTGTGCTGACTGAGTTAGGATGCCATGTCTCTGGTGCCGTGGCATGGACACATAACAAGCGAGCAGCCTGCATTGTTTACATGGAAGATGATCTGAAGCATGGGCCAATCATGGACCCCTATAGAGTGGCACAAATACAGGCCCAGCTGGAGAATGTTGTTGAGGCCCACCATTATGAAGGGGAGCGACGGAGTGTGAGGTTGGCAGCCCCTGCAGCTAGCCAGACCCATACCGAAAGACGGCTTCATCAGTTGATGGCTGCTGACAGAGACTATGAACAATGTTGTTCCTGTGGTTATGACTCAAGTGGAGATGATGTAGCTCACAGGCAGAAGAAGGGATCTAATAGCACAGAAGTGAAGATAGAAAATTGCAAGGAGAAGGGTTACTCCATTGTTACTGTGAGGAGTATGGACAGACCCAAATTGCTATTTGACACTATCTGCACCTTGACAGACTTGCAATATGTTGTGTTCCACGCCTCCATTAGTTCTTTTGAATCCATTGCCTTTCAG GAATACTATGTGAGACACAAGAATGGATGGACTTTGGATTCAGAAAGTGAGAGACGGAGAATGATCCAAAATCTGATGGCTGCTACTGAGAGGAGAGTATCTCAT GAATTGAGGCTGAATGTTACTACTCAAAACAGGGTAGGACTGTTAGCAGATGTCACAAGAGTGTTTCGGGAGAACGGATTATCCATAAGCAGGACTGAGGTTGGGGTACAGGGAGAGCAAGCAGTTGGCACATTCTATGTAAAAGATACTTCAGGGCAAGCTGTGACTTCAGAAACCTTGGAGATAGTAAGACGAGAAATTGGAGGTACTGTCCTGGTGGCAAATAAATCCTCAGAGAGGCCATCTTCTCAACCAACAAATTTGTCAAATACAAGCCCTAGCATAAGCACTAGCAGTAGCAGTAGCAGTAGCAATGGCAAGCAAGACAACAAGCCTGGTTTCTCATTAGGAAGCATGTTTTGGTCTCAGCTTGAGTGGCTTTCCAGCAATTTCAGACCTATAAAATCCTAA
- the LOC125846357 gene encoding uncharacterized protein LOC125846357 isoform X1 has protein sequence MSWFARSIANTLRLDDDDRDDDVSSNHDHSTEKPTTEKQQTDDDDSPPVSPSRGVKDDFSELTKTLTRQFWGVASFLAPPPQSEPDKLLLDPNSGPARVSDDEESDPVGIAGLRSDIAEIGGRFKSGISKLSKNIPVSEITKMASNLLQLGPEEEDDEEGKRFDSGRGAVGVTEEVVAFVRDIAMHPETWLDFPLFDDEDDEVDFDLSDAQQEHALAVERLAPRLAALRIELCPGYMSEARFWEIYFVLLHPRLDKQDVELLSTPQVVKARASLAQELHKLTKPIEGDWSKEETFKSTDMGGFQQEEMLAVPSAALSAVVVQDMSSVDVGTSSIVASCGTNVHPVISENQTVDKLVVEERPTTLSKDEKLQSASATKLEESDEEDADDWLKEENTEITGTSKTSMSFEDDEDVSFSDLEEDDSDTSAKSKLAIHSSDKDSQDWVQLRKSSTDLSRDTSSVNQIGSVKENVQNPDSKESNDWLDIDDLEVA, from the exons ATGTCATGGTTTGCTCGATCCATTGCCAATACTCTCAGACTCGACGACGACGATAGGGACGATGACGTTTCAAGCAATCACGATCACTCTACTGAAAAACCTACTACGGAGAAGCAACAAACAGATGATGATGATTCACCGCCAGTATCACCATCACGCGGCGTCAAGGATGACTTCTCAGAGCTCACCAAAACCCTAACCCGTCAATTTTGGGGAGTGGCCTCTTTCCTGGCTCCACCACCCCAATCCGAGCCTGATAAGCTTTTACTGGATCCGAATTCAGGACCAGCTCGAGTTTCGGATGACGAAGAGTCTGATCCTGTGGGGATCGCGGGTTTGCGGAGCGATATTGCTGAAATTGGGGGCAGATTCAAGAGTGGGATATCTAAGCTTTCGAAGAATATTCCCGTGTCCGAAATCACCAAAATGGCGTCCAACCTACTGCAACTGGGACCAGAGGAGGAGGACGACGAAGAGGGTAAGAGGTTTGATTCCGGTAGAGGTGCAGTTGGTGTTACTGAGGAAGTAGTGGCTTTTGTGAGGGACATTGCTATGCATCCTGAGACTTGGTTGGATTTCCCTTTGTTTGATGATGAAGACGACGAAG TAGATTTTGACTTGTCTGATGCACAACAAGAGCATGCATTAGCTGTCGAGCGTCTTGCTCCAAGACTGGCTGCTTTGAGGATTGAGCTCTGCCCAGGTTACATGAGTGAGGCTCGCTTTTGGGAGATTTACTTTGTTCTTCTGCACCCTAGACTGGATAAACAAGATGTTGAACTTTTATCCACACCCCAG GTAGTCAAGGCCAGGGCATCATTGGCGCAAGAGTTACATAAACTAACCAAGCCAATAGAAGGAGATTGGTCAAAGGAGGAGACTTTTAAATCAACTGACATGGGTGGTTTTCAACAGGAGGAGATGCTTGCTGTCCCGTCCGCTGCTCTCTCTGCGGTTGTGGTTCAAGACATGTCTAGTGTGGATGTTGGCACTTCATCTATAGTAGCTAGCTGTGGTACCAATGTGCACCCTGTCATTAGTGAAAATCAAACAGTTGATAAACTTGTGGTTGAAGAAAGACCTACTACCCTAAGCAAAGATGAAAAATTGCAATCTGCATCGGCGACTAAGTTAGAGGAGAGTGACGAAGAGGATGCTGATGATTGGTTGAAGGAAGAAAACACGGAAATTACAGGTACCAGTAAAACCAGCATGTCCTTTGAGGATGATGAGGATGTGTCTTTCAGTGATCTTGAAGAGGATGATTCAGATACGTCTGCAAAATCAAAACTGGCAATTCACAGTTCTGATAAGGACTCACAAGATTGGGTCCAGTTGAGGAAAAGCTCCACTGACTTGTCTAGAGATACCAGCTCCGTCAATCAGATTGGTTCTGTTAAGGAAAATGTGCAGAATCCTGATAGCAAAGAATCAAATGATTGGCTGGATATTGATGACCTTGAGGTGGCATGA
- the LOC125846394 gene encoding uncharacterized protein LOC125846394, translated as MSTNKGNKESRIKRCIKAPIRVLIKARDCYVHSLMDCSGKIGYGSVMGVPQISALPRSFSVNSSVSSSRDEDFRELVRIASRKSLVNKMETEFLRQKSIAKNVDLVPRSRSVAFGRIDEDKPCDFGDDVKVNTDLFLRSRSCAVSSRKTGLF; from the coding sequence atgagcACAAATAAGGGTAACAAAGAGAGCAGAATTAAGAGGTGCATAAAAGCACCAATTAGAGTTTTAATTAAAGCAAGAGACTGTTACGTCCATAGCTTGATGGATTGTTCTGGAAAAATTGGGTATGGCAGTGTTATGGGTGTTCCACAAATCTCTGCTTTGCCGAGAAGTTTCAGTGTCAATTCATCTGTATCAAGTAGTAGGGACGAAGATTTCAGGGAGCTGGTGCGAATTGCTTCCAGAAAAAGTCTGGTAAACAAAATGGAAACAGAGTTTCTGAGGCAAAAATCAATTGCAAAGAATGTTGATTTGGTGCCTCGGAGTCGATCTGTTGCATTTGGAAGAATCGATGAAGATAAGCCGTGTGATTTTGGTGACGATGTGAAAGTGAATACAGATTTGTTTCTGAGAAGTAGAAGCTGTGCTGTTTCTTCTAGAAAAACAGGGTTGTTCTGA
- the LOC125846357 gene encoding uncharacterized protein LOC125846357 isoform X2 — protein MSWFARSIANTLRLDDDDRDDDVSSNHDHSTEKPTTEKQQTDDDDSPPVSPSRGVKDDFSELTKTLTRQFWGVASFLAPPPQSEPDKLLLDPNSGPARVSDDEESDPVGIAGLRSDIAEIGGRFKSGISKLSKNIPVSEITKMASNLLQLGPEEEDDEEGKRFDSGRGAVGVTEEVVAFVRDIAMHPETWLDFPLFDDEDDEDFDLSDAQQEHALAVERLAPRLAALRIELCPGYMSEARFWEIYFVLLHPRLDKQDVELLSTPQVVKARASLAQELHKLTKPIEGDWSKEETFKSTDMGGFQQEEMLAVPSAALSAVVVQDMSSVDVGTSSIVASCGTNVHPVISENQTVDKLVVEERPTTLSKDEKLQSASATKLEESDEEDADDWLKEENTEITGTSKTSMSFEDDEDVSFSDLEEDDSDTSAKSKLAIHSSDKDSQDWVQLRKSSTDLSRDTSSVNQIGSVKENVQNPDSKESNDWLDIDDLEVA, from the exons ATGTCATGGTTTGCTCGATCCATTGCCAATACTCTCAGACTCGACGACGACGATAGGGACGATGACGTTTCAAGCAATCACGATCACTCTACTGAAAAACCTACTACGGAGAAGCAACAAACAGATGATGATGATTCACCGCCAGTATCACCATCACGCGGCGTCAAGGATGACTTCTCAGAGCTCACCAAAACCCTAACCCGTCAATTTTGGGGAGTGGCCTCTTTCCTGGCTCCACCACCCCAATCCGAGCCTGATAAGCTTTTACTGGATCCGAATTCAGGACCAGCTCGAGTTTCGGATGACGAAGAGTCTGATCCTGTGGGGATCGCGGGTTTGCGGAGCGATATTGCTGAAATTGGGGGCAGATTCAAGAGTGGGATATCTAAGCTTTCGAAGAATATTCCCGTGTCCGAAATCACCAAAATGGCGTCCAACCTACTGCAACTGGGACCAGAGGAGGAGGACGACGAAGAGGGTAAGAGGTTTGATTCCGGTAGAGGTGCAGTTGGTGTTACTGAGGAAGTAGTGGCTTTTGTGAGGGACATTGCTATGCATCCTGAGACTTGGTTGGATTTCCCTTTGTTTGATGATGAAGACGACGAAG ATTTTGACTTGTCTGATGCACAACAAGAGCATGCATTAGCTGTCGAGCGTCTTGCTCCAAGACTGGCTGCTTTGAGGATTGAGCTCTGCCCAGGTTACATGAGTGAGGCTCGCTTTTGGGAGATTTACTTTGTTCTTCTGCACCCTAGACTGGATAAACAAGATGTTGAACTTTTATCCACACCCCAG GTAGTCAAGGCCAGGGCATCATTGGCGCAAGAGTTACATAAACTAACCAAGCCAATAGAAGGAGATTGGTCAAAGGAGGAGACTTTTAAATCAACTGACATGGGTGGTTTTCAACAGGAGGAGATGCTTGCTGTCCCGTCCGCTGCTCTCTCTGCGGTTGTGGTTCAAGACATGTCTAGTGTGGATGTTGGCACTTCATCTATAGTAGCTAGCTGTGGTACCAATGTGCACCCTGTCATTAGTGAAAATCAAACAGTTGATAAACTTGTGGTTGAAGAAAGACCTACTACCCTAAGCAAAGATGAAAAATTGCAATCTGCATCGGCGACTAAGTTAGAGGAGAGTGACGAAGAGGATGCTGATGATTGGTTGAAGGAAGAAAACACGGAAATTACAGGTACCAGTAAAACCAGCATGTCCTTTGAGGATGATGAGGATGTGTCTTTCAGTGATCTTGAAGAGGATGATTCAGATACGTCTGCAAAATCAAAACTGGCAATTCACAGTTCTGATAAGGACTCACAAGATTGGGTCCAGTTGAGGAAAAGCTCCACTGACTTGTCTAGAGATACCAGCTCCGTCAATCAGATTGGTTCTGTTAAGGAAAATGTGCAGAATCCTGATAGCAAAGAATCAAATGATTGGCTGGATATTGATGACCTTGAGGTGGCATGA